A genomic region of Streptosporangium lutulentum contains the following coding sequences:
- a CDS encoding prenyltransferase/squalene oxidase repeat-containing protein produces the protein MRARELLLPGTARPPVPERVDVVAEARDLVAGLVTDAWGQVSASAYETGRLVSLAPWLTGHAGRVRFLLNAQRPDGGWGAPGGYALVPTLSVTEALLAELGRENSGAGRAVLAAAAERGMGALRRLSAEDGESLPDMPAIELIVPALTSMINDRLGADGERLDLPRGMSGARLSAVRAWLASGAAVQRKLMHALEVAGEAAAGLPGAVPSLIGAEVSASPLGTIGASPAASAAWLGTDGSLGGGGSVRRYLEVIAERSGGPVPCATPITAFERGWTLSWLLRAGVPVDVPGELAVSLNDALGPEGAAAGPGLPPDADTTSVALHALALLRIPRDPGSLWPYETDTHFCTWRGEEGASPTVNAHVLDAFGEHLRRGAGAGPRYGTAVRKLAAWLRDRQRADGSWLDRWHASPYYATACCALALWEFGGEESAGAVRGAVRWLLGTQRRDGSWGRWEGTAEETAYAMQTLLLAGPAGPGRPVEALERGHRFLLGSVTERGDPVDAPPLWHDKDLYSPRAIVRAAILGALHLARRVPLTTAEGSSASRAHVM, from the coding sequence GTGAGGGCCCGGGAGCTCCTCCTCCCGGGTACGGCACGGCCCCCGGTTCCCGAGCGGGTCGACGTGGTCGCCGAGGCGCGCGACCTGGTCGCCGGGCTCGTGACCGACGCGTGGGGCCAGGTCTCCGCCTCCGCGTACGAGACGGGACGGCTGGTCAGCCTGGCTCCGTGGCTGACGGGCCACGCCGGACGCGTCCGGTTCCTGCTGAACGCCCAGCGGCCGGACGGCGGCTGGGGCGCTCCCGGCGGCTACGCCCTCGTCCCCACCCTCAGCGTGACCGAGGCGCTGCTGGCGGAGCTGGGGCGCGAGAACTCCGGCGCCGGGCGCGCCGTCCTGGCCGCGGCCGCCGAGCGGGGGATGGGAGCGCTGAGGCGATTGTCGGCCGAGGACGGCGAATCCCTTCCGGACATGCCCGCGATCGAGCTCATCGTGCCCGCCCTGACCTCCATGATCAACGACCGTCTGGGCGCGGACGGCGAGCGGCTGGACCTGCCCCGGGGCATGAGCGGCGCCAGGCTGTCGGCGGTCCGGGCGTGGCTGGCCTCCGGCGCGGCGGTGCAGCGGAAGCTGATGCACGCGCTGGAGGTCGCGGGCGAGGCCGCGGCCGGACTCCCCGGCGCCGTCCCGAGCCTGATCGGGGCGGAGGTCTCGGCCTCGCCGCTCGGGACGATCGGGGCCTCGCCCGCGGCGAGCGCCGCGTGGCTGGGTACGGACGGGTCCCTCGGCGGGGGAGGCTCCGTGCGACGGTATCTGGAGGTGATCGCGGAGAGGTCCGGCGGTCCGGTGCCGTGCGCGACCCCCATCACCGCCTTCGAACGAGGCTGGACGCTGAGCTGGCTGCTGCGCGCGGGCGTTCCCGTGGACGTGCCGGGCGAGCTGGCGGTGAGCCTGAACGACGCGCTCGGCCCGGAGGGCGCCGCGGCGGGACCGGGGCTGCCGCCGGACGCCGACACCACCTCCGTCGCGCTCCACGCGCTGGCGCTGCTGAGGATTCCCCGCGATCCGGGCAGCCTGTGGCCGTACGAGACGGACACCCATTTCTGCACCTGGCGCGGGGAGGAAGGGGCCTCCCCGACGGTCAACGCGCACGTGCTCGACGCCTTCGGCGAGCACCTGCGCCGAGGCGCGGGCGCCGGACCCCGCTACGGGACGGCCGTGCGAAAGCTCGCCGCCTGGCTTCGGGACCGCCAGAGGGCCGACGGGAGCTGGCTCGACCGGTGGCACGCCTCGCCGTACTACGCGACGGCCTGCTGCGCGCTCGCGCTGTGGGAGTTCGGCGGCGAGGAGTCGGCGGGCGCGGTGCGCGGGGCCGTGCGCTGGCTGCTCGGCACCCAGCGTCGGGACGGATCCTGGGGCCGCTGGGAAGGGACCGCGGAGGAGACCGCGTACGCGATGCAGACCCTGCTGCTGGCCGGCCCGGCGGGGCCGGGGCGGCCCGTGGAGGCGCTGGAGCGCGGTCACCGCTTTCTCCTGGGCTCGGTCACCGAGCGGGGTGATCCCGTCGACGCTCCGCCGCTCTGGCATGACAAGGACCTGTACTCGCCGAGGGCGATCGTCAGGGCGGCGATCCTGGGCGCGCTCCATCTGGCACGGCGGGTCCCGCTCACGACGGCCGAGGGGTCGTCCGCCTCCCGCGCCCATGTGATGTGA
- a CDS encoding cytochrome P450 codes for MRKVLPKFAKDPVNTLADLGRQNRGEIVRLNLGPFRPYLVTHPEHIQHLLRTDWTNYRREGMFWRPLQRVLGASILGEGDAWESSRKILQPLFTARYVASLAEQMAETIAERIEELDEYARSGRPVDAAEEMAGIVNQAVIKVLFGSKITRKDGERLSPAYDTAATSINFRLLMPFMPYSVRVPGDRAFMRAVKVIDEVVFPVIRRARANPDGAFDVISALCRARGEDGEEIDDRQIRDDLVSVYGAASESTAMSLTWLWPLLDAHPEVAAKLREEIDEVVGDGPAVPEHVPRLRYTRMVLQELLRLYPAGWIFPRMAVKSAEIDGVRIEAGAQVLISPYATHRLDEFWERPLEFDPERFAPEKEERRHRYSYFPFGGGPHQCLGQHLFYVEAPLLVAAVLSRFRTAVRTPGPLTPAPAASLRPKEKIELMLTSNRRAPGEAS; via the coding sequence ATGCGTAAGGTTCTGCCGAAGTTCGCGAAGGATCCGGTGAACACCCTCGCGGATCTCGGAAGGCAGAACCGGGGGGAGATCGTCCGGCTGAACCTGGGGCCGTTCCGGCCGTACCTGGTGACCCACCCCGAGCACATCCAGCACCTGCTGCGGACCGACTGGACGAACTACCGGCGCGAGGGCATGTTCTGGCGGCCCCTGCAACGTGTCCTGGGCGCCAGCATCCTCGGCGAGGGCGACGCCTGGGAGAGCAGCAGGAAGATCCTGCAACCTCTGTTCACCGCCCGGTACGTCGCCTCGCTCGCCGAGCAGATGGCGGAGACGATCGCCGAGCGCATCGAGGAGCTCGATGAGTACGCCCGGTCGGGAAGGCCCGTCGACGCGGCCGAGGAGATGGCCGGCATCGTGAACCAGGCCGTGATCAAGGTGCTCTTCGGCAGTAAGATCACCCGTAAGGACGGGGAACGCCTCTCGCCCGCCTACGACACGGCCGCCACCTCGATCAACTTCCGGCTGCTCATGCCGTTCATGCCCTACTCCGTGCGGGTGCCCGGCGACCGGGCCTTCATGCGGGCCGTCAAGGTGATCGACGAGGTGGTGTTCCCGGTGATCAGGAGGGCGCGCGCCAACCCCGACGGCGCCTTCGACGTCATCTCCGCGCTCTGCCGGGCCCGCGGCGAGGACGGCGAGGAGATCGACGACCGGCAGATCCGTGACGACCTGGTCAGCGTCTACGGCGCGGCCTCGGAGTCCACCGCGATGTCCCTGACCTGGCTGTGGCCGCTGCTGGACGCGCATCCGGAGGTGGCCGCCAAGCTCCGCGAGGAGATCGACGAGGTGGTCGGCGACGGCCCCGCCGTACCGGAGCACGTCCCCCGGCTGCGCTACACCCGCATGGTCCTGCAGGAACTCCTGCGCCTCTATCCGGCGGGCTGGATCTTCCCCCGGATGGCCGTGAAGTCCGCGGAGATCGACGGGGTGCGGATCGAGGCGGGCGCACAGGTGCTGATCAGCCCCTATGCCACGCACCGGCTGGACGAGTTCTGGGAACGCCCGCTGGAGTTCGACCCCGAGCGGTTCGCCCCGGAAAAGGAAGAGCGCAGGCACAGGTACTCCTACTTTCCCTTCGGGGGCGGCCCGCACCAGTGCCTGGGCCAGCATCTGTTCTACGTCGAGGCCCCGCTCCTGGTCGCGGCCGTCCTGAGCCGCTTCCGCACGGCGGTCAGGACTCCAGGGCCGCTCACCCCGGCCCCGGCGGCCTCGCTGCGGCCCAAGGAAAAGATCGAGCTGATGCTCACCTCGAACCGGCGCGCCCCCGGGGAGGCGTCATGA
- the pyrH gene encoding UMP kinase — MTPLSLWEPLGNASQGQGAVMKYKRIVIKLSGRAIAGEEDYGFSAAALTHLATEVIEVRKLGVEIAIVVGGGNVFRGSRSDAWGIDRVEADNIGMMATVINSLLLRGKLNAMGERDVRVMTAIPIDRVAEPFIRLRAVHHLEKGAMLILACGIGQPFLTTDYPSVQRALELGADGLLVAKHGVDGVYDSDPCVDPGARRFERLTYDEVLDSRLGVMDQSAFILARDHGVPLHVFDIEQPGLMAAICKGEHRGTVIHGEVERAVYG, encoded by the coding sequence ATGACCCCATTATCCTTGTGGGAGCCGCTCGGCAACGCTTCTCAAGGGCAGGGAGCAGTCATGAAATACAAGAGGATCGTCATCAAGCTCAGCGGGCGGGCGATCGCCGGAGAGGAAGACTACGGGTTCAGCGCGGCAGCCCTTACGCACCTTGCGACCGAGGTCATCGAGGTGCGCAAGCTCGGCGTGGAGATCGCCATCGTCGTCGGCGGCGGAAATGTATTTCGTGGAAGCAGGTCGGATGCATGGGGAATCGATCGGGTCGAGGCTGACAATATCGGCATGATGGCGACCGTGATCAACAGCCTTCTCCTACGAGGCAAACTCAATGCCATGGGAGAGCGCGACGTTCGGGTCATGACCGCCATTCCCATTGACAGGGTGGCCGAGCCGTTCATACGACTGCGCGCCGTACACCATCTGGAAAAAGGCGCGATGCTCATTCTCGCCTGCGGTATCGGGCAGCCGTTCCTCACGACCGACTACCCGAGCGTCCAGCGTGCGCTGGAGCTCGGCGCCGACGGGCTGCTCGTCGCCAAGCACGGCGTCGACGGGGTGTACGACAGCGATCCCTGCGTCGATCCCGGCGCGCGCCGGTTCGAGAGGCTGACCTACGACGAGGTCCTCGACAGCCGGCTCGGGGTGATGGACCAGTCGGCCTTCATCCTGGCGCGGGACCACGGTGTGCCGCTGCACGTCTTCGACATCGAGCAGCCGGGTCTCATGGCGGCGATCTGCAAGGGCGAGCACCGCGGCACCGTCATCCACGGTGAGGTGGAGCGGGCGGTCTACGGCTGA
- a CDS encoding roadblock/LC7 domain-containing protein: MVQGTGSFTDLAWLLDDLVGRVDEARHGIVFSTDGLLLAASAGFSQADAEHLAAVGSAVQSLGRGVSDRVEGGPVRQTIIEMRSAYLIVTAAGQGACLAVLCTAEADVGLVAYEMAMLVTRVGHYLTSPSRTAESSFRSDAPR; this comes from the coding sequence GTGGTGCAGGGAACAGGATCTTTCACCGACCTGGCCTGGTTGCTGGACGACCTGGTCGGGCGAGTGGACGAGGCTCGGCACGGAATCGTCTTCTCCACCGACGGCCTGCTGCTGGCCGCGTCGGCGGGGTTCTCCCAGGCCGACGCCGAGCACCTGGCCGCCGTCGGGTCGGCGGTCCAGAGCCTGGGACGCGGGGTCAGCGACCGGGTCGAGGGCGGGCCGGTGCGCCAGACCATCATCGAGATGCGATCGGCCTATCTGATCGTGACCGCGGCCGGGCAGGGAGCCTGCCTGGCGGTGCTCTGCACGGCCGAGGCCGATGTCGGCCTGGTCGCCTACGAGATGGCCATGCTCGTCACCCGGGTCGGTCACTATCTCACCTCGCCGAGCCGGACAGCGGAGTCGTCCTTCAGGAGTGACGCTCCACGATGA
- a CDS encoding terpene synthase family protein: protein MTTPSDLVTGSTATECGAICAVAGQSQRDMRTWAEAYPDLFAAKPFDAALYSTLSLAMAFSGPWFTAERLRMANKVCLWAFGLDWLIDYVATSSAEADDVAFRCLAVADGAPPVPGDDLTRLLADIRDELAASPVFPVLGPIWREELQRMLEAMLAEWRWKDAGTTPTFEEYLGNAANLGFSFAFASHWLHTADPDAGAGLDLVREASWAVERVIRLLNDLGSYERDLSWGDLNALLIGLTRPEVERHVAELAARSRELIGLLRKTHPELADYLERQMDFCAGFYRVGDYWGAL, encoded by the coding sequence ATGACGACTCCGTCCGATCTCGTGACCGGGTCGACGGCGACGGAGTGCGGGGCGATCTGCGCCGTGGCCGGGCAGTCCCAGCGCGACATGCGCACATGGGCGGAGGCCTATCCCGACCTGTTCGCGGCCAAGCCGTTCGACGCCGCCCTCTACAGCACGCTTTCGCTGGCCATGGCGTTCAGCGGGCCCTGGTTCACCGCCGAGCGGCTGCGGATGGCCAACAAGGTGTGCCTGTGGGCGTTCGGCCTGGACTGGCTCATCGACTACGTGGCGACGTCGTCGGCGGAGGCCGACGACGTGGCGTTCCGCTGCCTGGCCGTGGCCGACGGCGCCCCGCCGGTTCCCGGCGACGATCTCACACGGCTGCTGGCCGACATCCGCGACGAGCTCGCCGCCTCGCCGGTGTTCCCCGTGCTCGGGCCGATCTGGCGCGAGGAGCTCCAGCGCATGCTTGAGGCGATGCTGGCGGAATGGCGGTGGAAGGACGCGGGAACCACACCGACGTTCGAGGAGTATCTCGGCAACGCCGCCAACCTCGGCTTCTCCTTCGCGTTCGCCTCCCACTGGCTCCACACCGCGGATCCGGACGCCGGCGCCGGCCTCGACCTGGTCAGGGAGGCGAGCTGGGCGGTCGAACGCGTGATCCGCCTGCTCAACGACCTGGGCAGCTACGAGCGCGACCTGAGCTGGGGCGATCTCAACGCCCTGCTGATCGGCCTCACCCGGCCCGAGGTCGAGCGCCACGTCGCCGAGCTCGCGGCCAGGAGCCGGGAGCTGATCGGGCTCCTGCGAAAGACCCATCCCGAACTGGCCGACTACCTGGAACGGCAGATGGACTTCTGCGCGGGCTTCTACCGGGTCGGCGACTACTGGGGAGCGCTGTGA
- the meaB gene encoding methylmalonyl Co-A mutase-associated GTPase MeaB, giving the protein MTRTLEDYVRGVKEGSRTWIARAITLVESSRADHQELAQRLLVELTPLAGRARRVGITGVPGVGKSTFVDALGVRLTAEGHRVAVLAVDPSSTRTGGSILGDKTRMSRLAVDPNAFIRPSPTSGTLGGVTRATREAMVVVEAAGHDVVLVETVGVGQSETAVADMVDTFLLLTLARTGDQLQGIKKGVLELADVIAINKADGSEGSPHELDARKAARELAGALRLLGSEHTPPVLTCSGLTGKGLEELWQQIVHHRDTLEASGELAERRRRQQVRWTWSLITDRLLTRLRGHPEVAAITAEVEREVQEGTLTPSLAADRLLEAFKR; this is encoded by the coding sequence ATGACCCGGACGCTTGAGGACTACGTCCGGGGGGTCAAGGAGGGCTCCCGGACGTGGATCGCGCGCGCGATCACCCTCGTGGAGTCCTCCAGGGCCGACCACCAGGAGCTGGCCCAGCGGCTGCTGGTCGAGCTGACCCCGCTCGCCGGCAGGGCGCGCAGGGTCGGCATCACCGGTGTGCCGGGCGTCGGCAAGTCCACGTTCGTCGACGCGCTCGGCGTGCGCCTGACGGCGGAGGGCCACCGGGTGGCGGTGCTCGCCGTCGACCCGTCCTCGACCAGGACGGGCGGCAGCATCCTCGGCGACAAGACCAGGATGTCCCGCCTGGCCGTCGACCCGAACGCCTTCATCCGCCCCTCGCCCACCTCGGGCACGCTGGGCGGTGTCACGAGGGCGACCCGGGAGGCGATGGTCGTGGTGGAGGCGGCGGGCCATGACGTCGTGCTCGTGGAGACCGTCGGCGTCGGCCAGTCCGAGACCGCCGTCGCCGACATGGTGGACACCTTCCTGCTCCTCACCCTGGCCAGGACGGGCGACCAGCTTCAGGGCATCAAGAAGGGAGTGCTGGAGCTGGCCGACGTGATCGCGATCAACAAGGCCGACGGCTCGGAGGGCAGTCCCCACGAGCTGGACGCCCGCAAGGCCGCCAGGGAGCTGGCCGGGGCGCTTCGCCTGCTGGGTTCGGAGCACACGCCTCCGGTGCTCACCTGCAGCGGGCTGACGGGGAAGGGTCTGGAGGAGCTCTGGCAGCAGATCGTCCACCACCGCGACACCCTTGAGGCCTCCGGGGAGCTCGCCGAGCGGCGCCGGCGCCAGCAGGTTCGCTGGACCTGGTCCCTGATCACGGACCGGCTGCTGACCCGGCTCCGCGGGCATCCCGAGGTCGCGGCGATCACCGCCGAGGTGGAGCGCGAGGTCCAGGAGGGGACCCTCACCCCCTCTCTCGCCGCCGACCGCCTGCTGGAGGCCTTCAAACGCTGA
- the scpA gene encoding methylmalonyl-CoA mutase encodes MIPDFSGIGLRDEPVTEARDRGPVSGPELSGWADAVREATGKGPEDLVWETPEGIDVKPLYTSADLAGLDFLETYPGAAPYLRGPYPTMYVNQPWTIRQYAGFSTATESNAFYRRNLAAGQKGLSVAFDLATHRGYDSDHPRVAGDVGMAGVAIDSIYDMRQLFDGIPLDRMSVSMTMNGAVLPVLALYVVAAEEQGVAPEQLAGTIQNDILKEFMVRNTYIYPPGPSMRIISDIFAYTSEKMPKFNSISISGYHIQEAGATCDLELAYTLADGVEYLRAGVETGLDIDAFAPRLSFFWCIGMNFFMEVAKLRAARLLWARLVSGFGAKNPKSLSLRTHSQTSGWSLTAQDVYNNVVRTCVEAMAATQGHTQSLHTNALDEALALPTDFSARIARNTQLLLQQESGTCRVIDPWGGSYYVERLTHELARKAWGHIEEVEVAGGMARAIDQGLPKLRIEEAAARTQARIDSGRQPVIGVNKYRPDADEPIEVLKVDNTSVRAQQLDKLRRLRAERDPRRVEEALAALTKGAEGDGNLLALSIEAARAMATVGEISDALEKVFGRHAAQIRTISGVYREEVGSGVDEVRKACAEFERLEGRRPRVLVAKMGQDGHDRGQKVIATAFADLGFDVDVGPLFQTPEEVARQAVEADVHVVGVSSLAAGHLTLVPALREALDALGADDIMIVVGGVIPEGDFDELRAAGASAIFPPGTVIADAARELLADLSTRLGHDPDA; translated from the coding sequence ATGATTCCCGACTTCTCCGGGATCGGGCTCAGAGACGAGCCTGTCACCGAGGCCCGGGACCGGGGTCCGGTCTCGGGCCCGGAGCTGAGCGGCTGGGCGGACGCCGTACGGGAGGCCACCGGGAAGGGGCCGGAGGACCTGGTGTGGGAGACGCCGGAGGGAATCGACGTCAAGCCGCTCTACACCTCCGCCGACCTCGCCGGGCTCGACTTCCTGGAGACCTACCCGGGCGCCGCGCCGTACCTGCGCGGGCCGTACCCGACCATGTACGTCAACCAGCCGTGGACCATCCGGCAGTACGCCGGGTTCTCCACCGCCACCGAGTCCAACGCCTTCTACCGGCGCAATCTGGCCGCCGGGCAGAAGGGCCTGTCGGTCGCCTTCGACCTGGCCACCCACCGCGGCTACGACTCCGACCACCCCCGGGTGGCAGGCGACGTCGGCATGGCCGGGGTGGCCATCGACTCCATCTACGACATGCGGCAACTGTTCGACGGGATCCCCCTCGACAGGATGAGCGTGTCGATGACCATGAACGGCGCGGTGCTCCCGGTGCTCGCGCTCTACGTCGTGGCCGCCGAGGAGCAGGGGGTGGCGCCCGAGCAGCTGGCGGGGACCATCCAGAACGACATCCTCAAGGAGTTCATGGTCCGCAACACCTACATCTACCCGCCGGGCCCCTCGATGCGGATCATCTCCGACATCTTCGCCTACACCAGCGAGAAGATGCCGAAGTTCAACTCGATCTCGATCTCCGGGTACCACATCCAGGAGGCCGGGGCCACGTGTGACCTGGAGCTCGCCTACACCCTCGCCGACGGGGTGGAGTACCTGCGGGCGGGCGTCGAGACGGGCCTGGACATCGACGCCTTCGCGCCGCGGCTGTCGTTCTTCTGGTGCATCGGCATGAACTTCTTCATGGAGGTCGCCAAGCTGCGGGCCGCGCGGCTGCTCTGGGCGCGGCTGGTGTCCGGATTCGGGGCGAAGAACCCCAAGTCGCTCTCGTTGCGGACGCATTCGCAGACCTCGGGCTGGTCGCTCACCGCCCAGGACGTCTACAACAACGTCGTCCGCACCTGCGTCGAGGCGATGGCCGCGACCCAGGGCCACACCCAGTCGTTGCACACCAACGCCCTCGACGAGGCCCTGGCGCTGCCCACCGACTTCTCCGCGCGGATCGCCCGCAACACCCAGCTCCTGCTCCAGCAGGAGTCGGGCACCTGCCGGGTGATCGACCCCTGGGGCGGCTCCTACTACGTGGAGCGGCTCACCCACGAGCTGGCCCGCAAGGCCTGGGGGCACATCGAGGAGGTCGAGGTCGCCGGAGGCATGGCGAGGGCGATCGACCAGGGGCTCCCGAAGCTCCGCATCGAGGAGGCCGCCGCCCGGACCCAGGCGCGCATCGACTCCGGGCGCCAGCCGGTCATCGGCGTCAACAAATACCGGCCCGACGCCGACGAGCCCATCGAGGTGCTCAAGGTCGACAACACCTCCGTCCGCGCCCAGCAGCTCGACAAGCTCCGGCGCCTGCGTGCCGAGCGTGATCCCCGGCGGGTGGAGGAGGCGCTCGCGGCTCTCACGAAGGGAGCCGAGGGCGACGGCAACCTGCTCGCGCTGTCGATCGAGGCGGCCCGCGCCATGGCCACGGTCGGGGAGATCTCCGACGCGCTGGAGAAGGTGTTCGGACGGCACGCGGCTCAGATCCGCACGATCTCCGGGGTGTATCGCGAGGAGGTGGGGTCCGGCGTGGACGAGGTCCGCAAGGCGTGCGCCGAGTTCGAGCGTCTGGAGGGCCGCCGTCCGAGGGTCCTGGTGGCCAAAATGGGGCAGGACGGCCACGACCGGGGCCAGAAGGTGATCGCCACGGCCTTCGCCGACCTCGGTTTCGACGTGGACGTCGGCCCGCTGTTCCAGACGCCCGAGGAGGTCGCCCGCCAGGCGGTCGAGGCCGACGTGCACGTGGTCGGCGTGAGCTCGCTGGCCGCGGGGCACCTCACGCTCGTGCCGGCGCTCCGCGAGGCGCTGGACGCGCTGGGCGCGGACGACATCATGATCGTGGTCGGCGGGGTCATTCCGGAGGGCGACTTCGACGAGCTGCGCGCGGCGGGCGCGAGCGCGATCTTCCCCCCCGGCACCGTGATCGCGGACGCCGCCCGTGAGCTGCTGGCGGACCTGTCCACCCGGCTGGGCCATGACCCGGACGCTTGA
- a CDS encoding sensor histidine kinase, whose protein sequence is MRLRNGRLRAKVTALLVSLTALWAFTAWVTVREGLNMLGVASLDASVAEPSERLLVELQTERRLSLIILGDPVAGPRQREALNVQRERTRQADENFRRLATAGSVRTLGSEALSRRIAETFQNLDGLEEDRKAIDAGRTDRLRASTAFAGVVASLYRIYDSMATLDDKEVAKDTQTVIELSRAREMLAQEDALAAGALAAGRLTESERAQFAQTVGVQRFLFEQAAVALPEADRASYQKLTASEPFKRMRVMEDQLIRGATGSLAERADLGQWTSVAQPVLATLQEEVLAAGDGIVERAAPVAVGVIVRLSLAGGLGLMAVIASIVLSITTARALVQQLEKLRIAAWELANERLPSVVERIGRGEDVDIEAEAPPLRFGDDQIGHVGQAFNAVQQTALKVAAEQAQLRRDIADILRNLARRTQSLVHRQLSVLDVMERRENDPQELRDLFRLDHLATRMRRYAENLLVLSGAAPGRAWRDAVPMIDVVRGALAEIEDYTRVDVLPLGQVVLDGRAVSDVIHLIAELVENAASFSPPYTTVQVSGHAVAHGYALEIEDRGLGMSPENLVAANERIANPPELKLSGNARLGLYVVSRLAERHEVRVTFKASPYGGTTVVVLIPKALVGEQEEPEGGAGSGLRVPQARTAGNGAMNGAANGVTPAATVTLGRGADPLGIAGGSAPAVRRDRTIDEPIRETPSERWEQAGPGAGRHASPEPGVSEVREETGGLAGLPGPFGRDGSVAFGGAASSPPPVMPPPDTSHTPGGLPRRVPQTHLAAPLQDNEPEPAPAPDDDADERSPEMIRAAMSSFQDGTRRGRFEAARLLDGSGDSAGDGEPAV, encoded by the coding sequence ATGCGCTTGCGCAACGGGCGTTTGCGGGCCAAGGTCACGGCACTGCTGGTGTCACTTACCGCGCTCTGGGCGTTCACGGCATGGGTGACGGTGCGTGAGGGCCTGAACATGCTGGGGGTGGCCTCGCTCGACGCGAGCGTGGCCGAGCCGAGCGAGCGGCTTCTGGTCGAGTTGCAGACCGAGCGACGGCTCAGCCTCATCATCCTGGGTGATCCGGTCGCCGGCCCCCGGCAGCGTGAGGCGCTGAACGTCCAGCGTGAGCGGACCCGGCAGGCCGACGAGAACTTCAGGAGGCTCGCGACCGCCGGCAGCGTGCGGACCCTGGGAAGCGAGGCGCTCAGCCGGCGCATCGCCGAGACGTTCCAGAACCTGGACGGCCTCGAGGAGGACCGCAAGGCGATCGATGCCGGGCGGACGGACCGGCTCCGGGCGTCCACGGCGTTCGCCGGCGTCGTCGCCTCCCTCTACCGCATCTATGACTCCATGGCGACGCTGGACGACAAGGAGGTCGCCAAGGACACCCAGACGGTCATCGAGCTGAGCCGGGCACGGGAGATGCTCGCGCAGGAGGACGCCCTGGCCGCGGGCGCCCTGGCCGCGGGCCGGCTGACCGAGAGCGAACGGGCACAGTTCGCGCAGACCGTCGGCGTGCAGCGGTTCCTCTTCGAACAGGCCGCGGTCGCGCTGCCGGAGGCCGACCGCGCCTCCTACCAGAAGCTGACGGCGAGCGAGCCGTTCAAGCGCATGCGTGTCATGGAAGACCAGCTGATCCGGGGCGCCACGGGAAGCCTGGCCGAGCGGGCCGACCTCGGGCAGTGGACCTCCGTGGCCCAGCCCGTGCTGGCGACGTTGCAGGAGGAGGTCCTGGCCGCAGGCGACGGGATCGTCGAGCGGGCCGCCCCGGTGGCGGTCGGCGTCATCGTGCGCCTCTCGCTCGCCGGCGGTCTGGGGCTGATGGCCGTCATCGCCTCCATCGTCCTGTCCATCACCACGGCGCGGGCCCTGGTCCAGCAGCTGGAGAAGCTGCGGATCGCGGCCTGGGAACTCGCCAACGAGCGGCTGCCCAGCGTGGTGGAGCGGATCGGACGCGGGGAGGACGTCGACATCGAGGCCGAGGCGCCGCCGCTGCGCTTCGGCGACGACCAGATCGGGCACGTCGGCCAGGCGTTCAACGCCGTGCAGCAGACCGCGCTCAAGGTCGCGGCCGAGCAGGCCCAGCTACGGCGCGACATCGCCGACATCCTGCGCAACCTCGCACGCCGTACCCAGTCGCTCGTCCACCGCCAGCTGAGCGTGCTGGACGTCATGGAACGGCGGGAGAACGACCCGCAGGAACTGCGGGACCTGTTCCGCCTCGACCACCTGGCGACCCGCATGCGCCGCTACGCCGAGAACCTCCTGGTGCTGTCCGGCGCCGCGCCCGGCCGGGCGTGGCGGGACGCGGTTCCGATGATCGACGTGGTCCGCGGCGCGCTGGCGGAGATCGAGGACTACACCCGGGTGGACGTCCTGCCCCTGGGCCAGGTGGTGCTGGACGGCAGGGCCGTCAGCGACGTCATCCACCTGATCGCCGAACTGGTCGAGAACGCCGCCTCCTTCTCGCCGCCCTACACGACGGTCCAGGTCAGCGGGCACGCCGTGGCGCACGGATACGCGCTGGAGATCGAGGACCGCGGTCTGGGCATGAGCCCGGAGAACCTCGTCGCCGCCAACGAGCGGATCGCCAACCCTCCGGAGCTCAAGCTCTCGGGCAACGCCCGCCTGGGACTGTACGTGGTCAGCCGGCTGGCCGAGCGGCACGAGGTCCGGGTGACGTTCAAGGCCTCGCCGTACGGCGGCACGACGGTCGTCGTCCTGATCCCGAAGGCCCTGGTCGGCGAGCAGGAGGAGCCCGAGGGCGGCGCCGGCTCCGGCCTGCGCGTCCCGCAGGCCCGTACGGCGGGCAACGGCGCGATGAACGGTGCCGCGAACGGTGTGACGCCCGCCGCCACCGTGACCCTCGGCAGGGGAGCGGACCCCCTGGGAATCGCCGGTGGCTCCGCGCCGGCAGTCAGAAGGGACAGGACCATCGACGAGCCCATCCGGGAGACGCCGTCCGAGAGGTGGGAACAGGCCGGACCCGGAGCGGGCCGCCACGCGTCCCCCGAGCCCGGCGTGTCCGAGGTCCGCGAGGAGACCGGCGGTCTCGCGGGTCTCCCCGGTCCTTTCGGCCGCGACGGCTCCGTCGCCTTCGGCGGCGCCGCGTCGTCGCCGCCCCCGGTCATGCCCCCGCCCGACACCAGCCATACGCCGGGCGGCCTGCCGCGTCGCGTCCCCCAGACACACCTCGCCGCCCCGCTGCAGGACAACGAGCCGGAGCCGGCGCCCGCGCCCGATGACGACGCCGACGAACGCTCGCCGGAGATGATCCGCGCCGCCATGTCGTCCTTTCAGGACGGCACGCGCCGCGGCCGTTTCGAGGCGGCACGACTGCTCGACGGGAGCGGTGACTCCGCGGGCGATGGCGAGCCCGCCGTGTGA